Proteins encoded within one genomic window of Oncorhynchus masou masou isolate Uvic2021 chromosome 1, UVic_Omas_1.1, whole genome shotgun sequence:
- the LOC135550243 gene encoding transmembrane protein 178B-like → MAAMKILTSSGLFLAFCALGLLAMAICTDFWYETDARRHRERCKNYANKRNDPGYIYISNSNLPLQMPPKGIERKGNSPSAGAQPLIREKRHFLAAASAMESHCSRQFNSTISGLWRKCHRDGFDLETEDLIYKGLIQRCIPVKYHYSSSILPRNLPINITKTIRQDEWHALHLRRMTAGFVGMAVSIILFGWIIGVLGCCQQHDLMQYVAGLLFLMGGTCCIISLCTCVAGINFELSRYPRYMYGLPEDISHGYGWSMFCAWGGLGLTLLAGFLCTLAPSLSTPSRTTVHKPRQENGTV, encoded by the exons ATGGCCGCCATGAAAATTTTAACCAGCAGTGGGCTGTTCTTAGCGTTCTGTGCGTTGGGGTTGCTAGCCATGGCAATCTGCACCGACTTTTGGTATGAGACAGATGCGCGGAGACACCGAGAAAGGTGTAAAAACTACGCCAACAAGAGAAACGACCCGGGGTACATATATATCTCAAATAGCAATCTCCCCCTCCAGATGCCCCCAAAGGGCATTGAAAGGAAAGGTAACAGTCCAAGTGCCGGAGCCCAGCCTCTTATTAGGGAAAAACGGCACTTTCTGGCTGCAGCATCAGCTATGGAGTCCCACTGCAGTCGCCAGTTCAATTCAACCATCTCTGGGCTCTGGAGAAAGTGTCATCGAGACGGATTTGACCTGGAGACAGAGGATCTCATATATAAAG GTTTGATTCAGCGGTGCATCCCAGTCAAGTATCACtactcttcctccatccttccgcGCAATTTACCCATCAACATCACCAAGACCATCCGTCAGGATGAGTGGCATGCACTCC ATCTACGCAGGATGACGGCTGGCTTTGTGGGCATGGCCGTGTCTATCATCCTGTTTGGCTGGATTATCGGAGTGCTGGGCTGCTGTCAGCAGCATGACCTAATGCAGTATGTAGCTGGACTACTCTTTCTCATGGGAG GAACGTGTTGTATCATCTCCCTGTGTACATGTGTGGCGGGCATCAACTTTGAGCTGTCGCGTTACCCACGCTACATGTATGGCCTCCCAGAGGATATTAGCCATGGCTACGGCTGGTCCATGTTCTGTGCCTGGGGGGGCTTAGGCCTCACTCTGCTGGCTGGTTTCCTGTGCACCCTGGCCCCATCTCTAAGCACCCCCTCCCGTACAACCGTCCACAAGCCCAGGCAGGAGAATGGAACCGTGTGA